A single genomic interval of Streptomyces sp. NBC_00663 harbors:
- a CDS encoding SseB family protein, which translates to MDTPAYDNTTTPARRALDALAENTADTVALDTLASSEVLVPVPDDASEEDAADPSAVALPVIERPDGDPVVPVFTSEDEMAGLLPFVSRYRLVPLGALAAEWPTDDLALTIDAASAHPLTLTSEGVRTLLGGAHG; encoded by the coding sequence ATGGACACACCCGCGTACGACAACACCACCACACCGGCCCGGCGGGCGCTGGACGCGCTGGCCGAGAACACCGCGGACACGGTGGCGCTGGACACGCTCGCGAGCAGTGAGGTCCTCGTTCCCGTCCCGGACGACGCCAGCGAGGAGGATGCCGCCGACCCCTCCGCGGTGGCGCTTCCGGTGATAGAGCGGCCGGACGGAGATCCGGTGGTGCCCGTGTTCACCTCGGAGGACGAGATGGCCGGGCTGCTGCCCTTCGTCTCCCGCTACCGGCTGGTGCCGCTGGGCGCGCTCGCCGCGGAGTGGCCCACGGACGACCTGGCGCTGACCATCGACGCCGCGTCCGCACACCCACTGACGCTGACCTCCGAGGGCGTACGCACCCTGCTGGGCGGCGCGCACGGCTGA
- a CDS encoding carbohydrate binding domain-containing protein has translation MRSAPPRLPRRPLVAFVAASGLLGLLSAVPDPGTSIPLQTVADSTSTATVFYYTKTKNWSSTYLHYAPDGGSWTTVPGVRMESACTDWVKKTVDLGSAAGLQATFNNGSGTWDNNGGNNYALGTGTITVKDGVIAHSDPCADTGTGSGNQATVYYSTATSGWTTANIHYAPSGGSWTAAPGLGMESACTGWWKKTLDIGTATSLKAAFNNGNGVWDNNNSSDYTIPTGTTTVKDKAVTTSAANPCATEAPDTEAPTAPTKVTASATDTSIVVSWEAATDNKAVTKYQVTRTGGGKGTVVTDVGSTVYSDTGLEEKTAYTYTVKAVDAAGNTSPASAAATATTGTAAPAPAAGTPLGTDPRKDPIYFVLTARFYDGDSANNRGGSQHTKSGNAANNDPMFRGDFKGLVNKLDYIKALGFSAVWITPVVLNRSDYDYHGYHGYDFYKVDPRLESAGATYQDLINAAHAKGMKIYQDVVYNHSSRWGAKGLYTPTVYGVRDAQWSWYYDEKNEGFEYDGLTVEPKSGKSYYNGDLWSTAEPTGNTCVNWGKPTGGKSAEGYTLYNCQWPSPTSGMFPKAYYHQCWIGNWEGEDSRSCWLHEDLADFNTESTPVQNYLIGAYDKYIDMGVDGFRIDTAVHIPRVTWNRRFLPAIYDRVTQKFGTTAAQNFYVFGEVGAFVNDKWNRGSVNHSAQFFTWKERKEYSADDETAAIEQFTYENNLGTGNQPTSTNAFLNGNAYHTPDHSQFSGMNIIDMRMHMNFSDAQNAYSNGKDSDDSVNDATYSVVYVDSHDYGPNKSSTRYTGGTDAWAENMSLMWTFRGIPTLYYGSEIEFQKGKQIDCGPTCPLASTGRAYYGDNLEGTVTASEFGKADSASGQVATTLSQPLVKHLQRLNQIRRAVPALQMGQYSTDGISGSMAFKRRYTSGSTDSFALVTVTGDATYTGIPNGTYKDAVTGDTRTVTNGTLSVSAPGKGNLRVYVLNGPGKIGTDGPYLK, from the coding sequence ATGAGATCTGCACCCCCACGCCTGCCACGACGCCCCCTGGTGGCGTTCGTGGCGGCGTCCGGGCTGCTCGGACTACTGTCCGCCGTACCGGACCCGGGCACGTCGATCCCCTTGCAAACCGTTGCAGACAGCACCAGCACGGCGACCGTCTTCTACTACACGAAGACAAAGAACTGGTCGTCGACCTATCTGCACTACGCCCCGGACGGCGGCTCCTGGACCACCGTCCCCGGTGTGCGGATGGAGAGCGCCTGCACGGACTGGGTGAAGAAGACCGTCGACCTCGGCTCGGCGGCCGGCCTCCAGGCCACGTTCAACAACGGCAGCGGCACCTGGGACAACAACGGCGGCAACAACTACGCGCTGGGCACCGGCACCATCACCGTCAAGGACGGCGTGATAGCCCACAGCGACCCGTGCGCCGACACCGGCACGGGCAGCGGCAACCAGGCCACCGTCTACTACTCCACCGCCACTTCAGGCTGGACCACCGCCAACATCCACTACGCGCCGAGCGGCGGATCGTGGACGGCCGCCCCTGGCCTCGGCATGGAGTCCGCCTGCACCGGCTGGTGGAAGAAGACCCTCGACATCGGCACCGCCACCTCCCTGAAGGCGGCGTTCAACAACGGCAACGGTGTCTGGGACAACAACAACAGCTCCGACTACACGATCCCGACCGGCACCACGACCGTGAAGGACAAGGCGGTCACCACGAGCGCCGCGAACCCGTGCGCCACCGAGGCCCCCGACACCGAGGCCCCCACCGCGCCGACCAAGGTCACCGCGAGCGCCACCGACACCTCGATCGTGGTGAGCTGGGAAGCCGCCACCGACAACAAGGCCGTCACCAAGTACCAGGTCACCCGCACCGGCGGCGGCAAGGGCACGGTCGTCACGGACGTCGGCTCAACCGTGTACTCCGACACGGGACTTGAGGAGAAGACCGCCTACACCTACACCGTGAAGGCGGTCGACGCGGCCGGCAACACCTCGCCCGCCTCCGCAGCGGCGACGGCGACCACCGGCACCGCTGCCCCCGCCCCGGCAGCCGGCACCCCGCTGGGCACCGACCCCCGCAAGGACCCCATCTACTTCGTCCTCACCGCCCGCTTCTACGACGGCGACAGCGCCAACAACCGCGGCGGCAGCCAGCACACCAAGTCCGGCAACGCGGCCAACAACGACCCCATGTTCCGGGGCGACTTCAAGGGCCTGGTGAACAAGCTCGACTACATCAAGGCGCTCGGCTTCTCCGCCGTCTGGATCACCCCGGTCGTCCTCAACCGCTCGGACTACGACTACCACGGCTACCACGGCTACGACTTCTACAAGGTCGACCCGCGCCTGGAGTCGGCCGGCGCCACCTACCAGGACCTGATCAACGCCGCCCACGCCAAGGGCATGAAGATCTACCAGGACGTCGTCTACAACCACAGCTCCCGCTGGGGCGCCAAGGGCCTCTACACGCCCACCGTGTACGGCGTCCGGGACGCGCAGTGGAGCTGGTACTACGACGAGAAGAACGAGGGCTTCGAGTACGACGGCCTCACCGTCGAGCCCAAGTCCGGGAAGTCGTACTACAACGGCGACCTGTGGTCGACCGCCGAACCCACCGGCAACACCTGCGTCAACTGGGGCAAGCCCACCGGCGGCAAGAGCGCCGAGGGCTACACCCTGTACAACTGCCAGTGGCCGAGCCCCACTTCGGGCATGTTCCCCAAGGCGTACTACCACCAGTGCTGGATCGGCAACTGGGAGGGCGAGGACTCCCGCTCCTGCTGGCTGCACGAGGACCTGGCCGACTTCAACACCGAGTCGACGCCCGTGCAGAACTATCTGATCGGCGCCTACGACAAGTACATCGACATGGGCGTCGACGGCTTCCGCATCGACACCGCCGTCCACATCCCGCGCGTCACCTGGAACCGCCGCTTTCTCCCCGCGATCTACGACCGCGTCACCCAGAAGTTCGGTACGACGGCGGCCCAGAACTTCTATGTCTTCGGCGAGGTCGGCGCGTTCGTCAACGACAAGTGGAACCGCGGCTCGGTGAACCACTCCGCGCAGTTCTTCACCTGGAAGGAACGCAAGGAGTACAGCGCCGACGACGAGACGGCGGCCATCGAGCAGTTCACCTACGAGAACAACCTCGGCACCGGCAACCAGCCGACCTCGACCAACGCCTTCCTCAACGGCAACGCGTACCACACGCCGGACCACAGTCAGTTCTCCGGCATGAACATCATCGACATGCGCATGCACATGAACTTCAGTGACGCGCAGAACGCCTACAGCAACGGCAAGGACTCCGACGACAGCGTCAACGACGCCACGTACAGCGTCGTCTACGTCGACAGCCACGACTACGGCCCCAACAAGTCGAGCACCCGCTACACGGGCGGCACCGACGCCTGGGCCGAGAACATGTCCCTGATGTGGACCTTCCGCGGCATCCCGACCCTGTACTACGGCTCGGAGATCGAGTTCCAGAAGGGCAAGCAGATCGACTGCGGGCCGACCTGCCCGCTGGCGTCCACGGGACGGGCCTACTACGGCGACAACCTCGAAGGCACCGTCACCGCCTCGGAGTTCGGCAAGGCGGACTCCGCGAGCGGCCAGGTGGCCACCACCCTGTCCCAGCCGCTCGTCAAGCACCTCCAGCGACTGAACCAGATCCGCCGGGCGGTCCCGGCCCTCCAGATGGGCCAGTACTCCACCGACGGCATCAGCGGTTCGATGGCCTTCAAGCGCCGCTACACCAGCGGGAGCACGGACAGCTTCGCGCTTGTCACCGTCACCGGCGACGCGACCTACACCGGCATTCCGAACGGCACGTACAAGGACGCCGTCACGGGTGACACCAGGACCGTCACCAACGGCACCCTCTCCGTGTCGGCGCCGGGCAAGGGCAACCTGCGGGTGTACGTGCTCAACGGTCCCGGCAAGATCGGAACGGACGGTCCGTATCTGAAGTAG
- a CDS encoding peptidase E, whose translation MSESRVALLGGGFSTDDDGLLDDWVLSHARTSRPRVCFLPTASGDAAGYAERFLAAFEPRRNCAPSVLSLFRRELDDEALRSHLLAQDVVYVGGGNTANLLAVWRTHGVDRVLREAYDRGTVLCGISAGANCWAQGSHTDSFGPLTFLPDGLGLLPGSVCPHYDSEPGRRPSYQRAVATGALPDGWALEDGTGALITDGLVTEVVTRAPAAQVYRVERDGAGGVREWALPGRLL comes from the coding sequence ATGAGCGAGTCCCGCGTCGCCCTCCTGGGCGGCGGCTTCTCCACGGACGACGACGGCCTCCTCGACGACTGGGTGCTGAGCCACGCCCGTACGTCCCGGCCCCGGGTGTGCTTCCTGCCGACGGCGAGCGGTGACGCGGCGGGGTACGCGGAGCGGTTCCTCGCCGCCTTCGAACCCCGCCGGAACTGCGCCCCCTCCGTCCTGTCCCTCTTCCGCAGGGAACTCGACGACGAGGCGCTGCGCAGCCACCTGCTGGCCCAGGACGTCGTCTACGTGGGCGGCGGCAACACGGCGAACCTCCTTGCCGTCTGGCGCACCCACGGGGTGGACCGCGTGCTGCGCGAGGCGTACGACCGCGGCACTGTGCTGTGCGGTATCAGCGCGGGCGCCAACTGCTGGGCGCAGGGCTCGCACACGGACTCCTTCGGCCCCCTCACCTTCCTGCCCGACGGCCTGGGCCTGCTGCCCGGATCGGTCTGCCCGCACTACGATTCCGAACCGGGCCGGCGCCCCTCGTACCAGCGGGCCGTGGCCACCGGCGCGCTCCCCGACGGCTGGGCTCTGGAGGACGGAACGGGTGCCCTGATCACGGACGGCCTGGTCACGGAGGTCGTGACGCGAGCCCCGGCCGCGCAGGTGTACCGGGTGGAGCGGGACGGGGCGGGTGGTGTCCGGGAGTGGGCTCTGCCGGGCCGCCTCCTGTGA
- a CDS encoding cysteine hydrolase family protein, with translation MTTGHLAVIDMQRVFADPGSPWATPRFAAAAEGVRRLLPAFGDRVTFTRFVAPERPTGAWRAYYERWPFALRPPGAPLWQLTDDFAAAPQHVLDATTFGKWTPELADRVAPAGRLFLAGVSTDCCVLSTALPAADAGTEVVVVADACAGADDESHAKALRLLDLYRPLIRVTTVAEVLGKEAAE, from the coding sequence ATGACCACCGGCCATCTCGCGGTCATCGACATGCAACGGGTCTTCGCCGACCCCGGCAGCCCCTGGGCCACCCCGCGTTTCGCGGCGGCCGCGGAGGGCGTACGACGTCTGCTGCCGGCCTTCGGCGACCGGGTGACGTTCACCCGCTTCGTGGCGCCGGAGCGGCCGACCGGCGCCTGGCGCGCGTATTACGAGCGCTGGCCGTTCGCCCTGCGACCGCCGGGGGCCCCGCTCTGGCAGTTGACGGACGACTTCGCCGCCGCTCCCCAACACGTCCTGGACGCCACGACGTTCGGCAAGTGGACACCCGAACTCGCCGACCGGGTGGCCCCGGCGGGGCGCCTGTTCCTCGCCGGCGTCAGCACCGACTGCTGCGTCCTGTCCACGGCGCTGCCCGCGGCGGACGCCGGGACCGAGGTGGTCGTCGTGGCCGACGCCTGCGCGGGCGCGGACGACGAGTCGCACGCGAAGGCGCTGCGACTGCTGGACCTGTACCGGCCGTTGATCCGCGTGACCACGGTCGCGGAGGTGCTGGGGAAGGAGGCGGCGGAATGA
- a CDS encoding purine-cytosine permease family protein, protein MTDARESLDNRARQLQVETHGLDVIGDAERKGTPRTLFWPWFGANVSILGLSYGAFALGFGISFWQALAAGVVGIVFSFLLCGFVAVAGKRGSAPTMVLSRAAYGVRGNRLPSVISWVLTVGWETVLCALATMATATVFGRLGWGGGTGTQVVALIVVAGLTVVGGVMGFDLIMRLQTVITVVTGVLTLVYVGLVADHIHWSTVSDIPAGSAQEFIGALVFMMTGFGLGWVNAAADYSRYLPRTSSSRGVIGWTTFGASVAPLLLLVFGLLLAGSSTTLNAAVAADPIGALTTILPTWFLVPFAVVAVLGLVGGAVLDIYSSGLALLSAGIRIPRYLAALVDGVLMIAGAVYIVFFADDFLGQFMGFLTTLGVPIAAWCGIMLADLLLRRRDYAEDDLYRSEGRYGDVPLTPLLLTLAATALGWGLVTNAAASWLEWQGYLLDPLGLGGTSGAWAYANLGVLAALAVGFLGTLALGRGRIRAQEEQPADARAAV, encoded by the coding sequence ATGACGGACGCCCGGGAATCCCTCGACAACAGAGCCAGACAGCTCCAGGTGGAGACGCACGGCCTCGACGTGATCGGCGACGCCGAACGCAAGGGCACACCGAGGACACTCTTCTGGCCGTGGTTCGGCGCCAACGTCTCGATCCTGGGCCTGAGTTACGGAGCCTTCGCCCTCGGCTTCGGCATCTCCTTCTGGCAGGCCCTGGCCGCCGGGGTCGTCGGCATCGTCTTCTCCTTCCTGCTGTGCGGCTTCGTCGCCGTCGCGGGCAAGCGCGGCTCGGCCCCGACGATGGTGCTCAGCCGCGCCGCGTACGGCGTGCGCGGCAACCGGCTGCCCTCGGTGATCTCCTGGGTGCTCACCGTCGGCTGGGAGACCGTGCTCTGCGCCCTCGCCACCATGGCCACCGCGACCGTCTTCGGCCGCCTCGGCTGGGGCGGCGGCACCGGGACCCAGGTGGTCGCGCTCATCGTCGTCGCCGGGCTCACCGTCGTCGGCGGTGTCATGGGCTTCGACCTGATCATGCGGCTCCAGACCGTGATCACCGTGGTCACGGGCGTGCTCACCCTCGTCTACGTCGGCCTTGTCGCCGACCACATCCACTGGAGCACCGTCAGCGACATCCCGGCGGGCTCCGCACAGGAGTTCATCGGCGCGCTGGTCTTCATGATGACCGGGTTCGGCCTCGGCTGGGTCAACGCCGCCGCGGACTACTCGCGCTATCTGCCGCGCACGTCCTCCAGCCGGGGCGTGATCGGCTGGACGACCTTCGGCGCCTCGGTCGCACCGCTCCTCCTCCTGGTCTTCGGCCTGCTGCTGGCCGGTTCCTCGACCACGCTCAACGCGGCCGTCGCCGCCGACCCCATCGGTGCCCTCACGACCATCCTGCCGACCTGGTTCCTGGTCCCGTTCGCGGTGGTCGCCGTGCTCGGCCTGGTGGGCGGCGCGGTCCTGGACATCTACTCCTCCGGCCTGGCCCTCCTCTCGGCCGGCATCAGAATCCCCCGCTATCTGGCCGCGCTGGTCGACGGCGTGCTGATGATCGCGGGCGCCGTCTACATCGTCTTCTTCGCCGACGACTTCCTCGGCCAGTTCATGGGCTTCCTCACCACGCTCGGCGTCCCCATCGCCGCCTGGTGCGGCATCATGCTCGCCGACCTGCTCCTGCGCCGCCGCGACTACGCCGAGGACGACCTCTACCGCTCCGAGGGCCGCTACGGCGACGTCCCCCTGACCCCGCTGCTCCTCACCCTCGCCGCCACCGCCCTCGGCTGGGGTCTGGTCACCAACGCGGCCGCGAGCTGGCTGGAGTGGCAGGGCTATCTCCTCGACCCGCTGGGCCTCGGCGGCACGTCGGGCGCGTGGGCGTACGCCAACCTCGGCGTGCTCGCCGCGCTGGCGGTCGGCTTCCTCGGCACCTTGGCGCTCGGCCGCGGCCGGATCCGCGCGCAGGAGGAGCAGCCGGCGGACGCGAGGGCGGCCGTATGA
- a CDS encoding (2Fe-2S)-binding protein produces MPRHTFVLNGKPVTVEAPDDMPLLWVLRDLLDVTGPKYGCGVGVCRACTSHLDGAEIQPCVVPVADCADREVTTIEGLADGDTLHPVQRAWIDCDVSQCGFCQPGQIMAAAALLKKTSEPTDADIDRIENVCRCGTYARIREAIKKAATTGD; encoded by the coding sequence ATGCCCCGTCACACCTTCGTCCTCAACGGGAAACCGGTCACCGTCGAGGCGCCCGACGACATGCCGCTGCTGTGGGTGCTGCGCGATCTGCTGGACGTCACCGGCCCCAAGTACGGCTGCGGTGTGGGCGTCTGCCGCGCCTGTACGAGCCATCTCGACGGCGCCGAGATACAGCCCTGCGTCGTCCCCGTCGCCGACTGCGCGGACCGCGAGGTCACCACCATCGAGGGCCTGGCCGACGGCGACACCCTGCACCCGGTCCAGCGGGCCTGGATCGACTGTGACGTGTCGCAGTGCGGCTTCTGCCAGCCGGGCCAGATCATGGCCGCCGCGGCCCTGCTGAAGAAGACGTCCGAGCCGACGGACGCCGACATCGACCGGATCGAGAACGTCTGCCGCTGCGGGACGTACGCCCGTATCCGTGAGGCGATCAAGAAGGCGGCGACCACCGGAGACTGA